One Glycine max cultivar Williams 82 chromosome 6, Glycine_max_v4.0, whole genome shotgun sequence DNA segment encodes these proteins:
- the LOC100783546 gene encoding glycosyltransferase family 92 protein At1g27200: MRRRPRTSFLVSLLSILTFASFSLYLSRNAISTWRPYSDLRKLNAVTNHLVLHNRNKNNIFNNQFSRQTRRVSSIKDTLLSTVSVLIPDWEILVIVAPNTPLSSSDTPHCLFPNNASSPAKFSGVLPFTNRTTFKCDLPEPVRRRRMFSQPMLVTSPTSETEFPSPAPELLKWNFLVYESFSTENDVVVFAKGVNHRNGDNRSPEELRCVFDLGSGVLNVAVTSSVQEVFRCPHPDPSELDFDSHYGLPNRIGISLEIVSENTVVPSVAYYIPKPGLKPKLMTNDLSVQARPKYFLCACTMVYNVAKVLREWVMYHAKVGVENFILYDNASDDDLYAVIDELRKQGYNISTLFWIWPKTQEAGFSHSVVYSKSKELCSWIMYVDVDEFVFSPSWGHETENSVVVPSLKKLLAREIIKGGTRVGQVSMRCMEFGPSGQRRHPEEGVTQGYTCRRRGEQRHKSMVLVEAVDPSLRNVIHHFQVNERKGFMSKQVSVEEGLVNHYKYQAWDEFKSKFRRRVSAYVVDWKQEINPNSKDRTPGLGFQAIEPKDWTHRFCEVRDQRLKSLTRAWFRSVTPNGYRMAWQTN; this comes from the coding sequence ATGCGACGGAGACCGCGCACCTCCTTCCTCGTCTCCTTactctccattctcaccttcgCTTCATTTTCCCTTTACCTCTCTCGCAATGCCATTTCCACTTGGCGCCCCTACTCCGACCTCAGAAAATTAAACGCCGTCACCAACCACCTCGTCCTTCAcaacagaaacaaaaacaacatctTCAACAATCAATTCTCACGCCAAACACGGCGGGTGTCCTCCATCAAGGACACCTTATTATCCACCGTCTCCGTTCTCATCCCCGACTGGGAGATTCTCGTCATCGTCGCGCCAAACACGCCCTTATCCTCCTCCGACACACCCCACTGCCTCTTCCCCAACAATGCCAGCTCTCCGGCCAAATTCTCCGGCGTCCTCCCCTTCACCAACCGCACCACCTTCAAGTGCGACCTCCCCGAGCCGGTTCGCCGCCGCCGCATGTTCTCCCAGCCCATGCTCGTGACATCACCAACCTCGGAGACCGAGTTCCCGTCGCCGGCACCGGAGCTCCTGAAGTGGAACTTTCTCGTGTACGAGTCCTTCTCCACGGAAAACGACGTCGTCGTGTTCGCCAAAGGGGTCAACCATCGCAACGGAGACAACCGCTCCCCGGAGGAACTCCGTTGCGTGTTTGACCTCGGTAGCGGTGTCCTTAACGTCGCCGTTACGAGCTCCGTCCAAGAAGTGTTCCGTTGCCCTCACCCAGATCCATCCGAATTAGATTTCGATTCTCATTATGGCTTACCCAATAGAATCGGAATCTCCCTTGAGATCGTTTCAGAAAACACCGTCGTCCCGTCGGTCGCATATTACATTCCCAAGCCCGGGCTCAAGCCCAAGCTCATGACGAATGATCTATCCGTACAAGCCCGGCCCAAATATTTCTTATGCGCATGCACGATGGTTTACAACGTGGCAAAAGTCTTACGGGAATGGGTTATGTATCATGCCAAAGTCGGCGTGGAGAATTTCATATTGTATGATAATGCAAGTGATGATGATTTGTATGCCGTGATCGACGAGCTTCGAAAACAAGGTTACAACATTAGCACGTTGTTTTGGATTTGGCCTAAGACACAAGAAGCTGGATTCTCCCACAGTGTTGTGTACTCCAAATCGAAAGAACTGTGCAGTTGGATTATGTACGTGGACGTTGACGAGTTCGTGTTTTCTCCCTCATGGGGACATGAAACTGAAAATAGTGTTGTTGTTCCTTCGTTGAAAAAGTTATTGGCGAGGGAAATAATAAAGGGGGGGACTAGGGTGGGACAAGTTTCGATGAGGTGCATGGAATTCGGGCCTTCGGGGCAACGGCGGCACCCGGAGGAAGGAGTGACGCAGGGGTACACGTGTCGTAGGAGGGGGGAACAGAGGCACAAGTCAATGGTGTTGGTGGAGGCGGTGGACCCCAGTTTGAGGAACGTGATACATCATTTTCAAGTGAATGAAAGGAAAGGGTTCATGTCGAAGCAGGTGAGTGTGGAGGAAGGGTTGGTGAATCACTACAAGTACCAGGCGTGGGATGAGTTCAAGAGTAAGTTCCGAAGGAGGGTGTCTGCGTATGTTGTGGATTGGAAGCAGGAAATTAACCCTAATTCTAAGGATAGGACTCCTGGCTTGGGCTTCCAAGCAATAGAACCCAAGGATTGGACCCATAGGTTCTGTGAGGTTAGAGACCAGAGGTTGAAATCCTTGACCCGTGCTTGGTTTCGCTCCGTCACGCCCAACGGCTACAGAATGGCTTGGcaaacaaattga